Below is a window of bacterium DNA.
GCGCATCGTAGATGGCGTTAAATCAGTTAAGCTCTATGGGGAAGAATACCCCTTGAACTGTGGCGTCGAAGTGCTTAACGAATATTCCGCTCATGCAGACCGCAATGACCTGATAGAGCTTTTTAAGGGATATGATTCAAAAAAAGTCAAGGAAGTGTTTCTTGTGCATGGAGACTATGATCAGAGCAGGGCTTTAGGCGAGGCGGTGAATGGGCTCGGCTACTCATCAATAACAATTCCCGATGTGGGACAAAGCTTTGAAATCGGGTAATCCCTTAAAGCATCCGTTAATCGACGAGTTTCTGACCTATCTTGTTGCTGAAAGGGGGCTGTCAGCCAACTCAGTAGACTCTTACTCTAGAGACCTTCTGCAGTTCGAGACTTATCTTTCGGCGCACGGAACGGAATACGTCAATCTGACTCCGGGAACGATAAGGGATTACCTCGGCAGGATGAGCGAAGCCGGGCTTCTTCCCCGTTCAATAGCGCGCAAGCTGTCGGCTATCAGGATGTTCTTAAGATACCTCAACGATACAGGCAGGGTTTCCCGAGACCCCGGTGAAAATGTTGCAGGGCCGAGACTTGGCAGAAAGCTTCCCGAGGTCCTCTCTGTAAAAGAAATCCAGGAAATTCTCTCCGCAGTTCAAAACACGCTGCGTTCAGCCCGGAGCGAGAAATCTGCAGCGCTTGCCTTGCGAGACAATGCAATGCTTGAGGTTCTTTACGGGGCAGGTCTCAGAATATCCGAGCTTATTTCTTTAAGGCTTGGAGACCTGTTTCTTGAGGA
It encodes the following:
- the xerD gene encoding site-specific tyrosine recombinase XerD, with protein sequence MWDKALKSGNPLKHPLIDEFLTYLVAERGLSANSVDSYSRDLLQFETYLSAHGTEYVNLTPGTIRDYLGRMSEAGLLPRSIARKLSAIRMFLRYLNDTGRVSRDPGENVAGPRLGRKLPEVLSVKEIQEILSAVQNTLRSARSEKSAALALRDNAMLEVLYGAGLRISELISLRLGDLFLEEGFLRVTGKGDKERIVPLGEPAIRSLRRYIDSGRSSLYSSKAIIRDIVFLNARGTGLSRMGAWKIIRFFIQAAGIKSRVTPHTFRHSFATHLLEGGADLRAVQEMLGHSSITTTEIYTHVDRSYLREVYKSFHPRA